The proteins below come from a single Saccharopolyspora sp. SCSIO 74807 genomic window:
- a CDS encoding YegS/Rv2252/BmrU family lipid kinase — protein MRTVVLINPASGRGRAAGVAAEVVRRFRAVSAVRVAIARTAEDFAASAGDAVAGEADVLAVVGGDGAMHAAVQACVGTRTALAVIPVGTGNDLARALGLPADPLAAARVAAGALQDGERRVLDLGRVVGGNRFATVLCAGFDAQVNARVNRSKLPIGRARYDFAILRELTRLRAMPLRVEADNTVLDLAATCVAIGNTTSYGGGVPICPRADPSDGTFDITVVGEVGREDFLKIMPTMRSGGHVQHPAVRTLRARSVRLSGSNGWVAFADGEPQVRLPVSVRCEPGALRVLAPAEASLTGEAA, from the coding sequence ATGCGCACCGTAGTGTTGATCAACCCCGCTTCCGGCCGGGGCCGCGCCGCCGGGGTCGCGGCCGAGGTGGTGCGGCGGTTCCGCGCCGTGTCGGCCGTGCGGGTCGCGATCGCCCGGACCGCCGAGGACTTCGCCGCCTCGGCCGGTGACGCGGTGGCCGGTGAGGCGGACGTGCTGGCAGTGGTCGGCGGTGACGGTGCGATGCACGCGGCGGTGCAGGCGTGCGTGGGAACCCGCACCGCGCTGGCGGTGATCCCGGTCGGCACCGGCAACGACCTGGCGCGGGCGCTCGGCCTGCCCGCCGATCCGCTCGCGGCGGCGCGGGTGGCGGCCGGTGCGCTGCAGGACGGGGAGCGGCGGGTGCTGGACCTGGGCCGGGTGGTCGGCGGGAACCGGTTCGCCACGGTGCTCTGCGCCGGGTTCGACGCGCAGGTCAACGCGCGGGTGAACCGGTCGAAGCTGCCCATCGGGCGCGCCCGCTACGACTTCGCGATCCTGCGCGAGCTGACCCGGCTGCGGGCGATGCCGCTGCGGGTCGAGGCGGACAACACGGTGCTCGACCTGGCCGCGACCTGCGTGGCCATCGGCAACACCACCTCCTACGGCGGCGGTGTGCCGATCTGCCCGCGGGCCGACCCGAGCGACGGCACCTTCGACATCACCGTGGTCGGCGAGGTCGGCCGCGAGGACTTCCTGAAGATCATGCCGACGATGCGCAGCGGCGGGCACGTGCAGCACCCGGCGGTGCGCACGCTGCGGGCCCGTTCGGTGCGGCTGTCGGGCAGCAACGGCTGGGTGGCGTTCGCCGATGGCGAACCCCAGGTGCGGCTGCCGGTCAGCGTGCGCTGCGAACCCGGCGCATTGCGCGTGCTCGCCCCGGCCGAGGCCAGCCTCACCGGAGAAG
- a CDS encoding hydrolytic protein: protein MSTSAELESTTIAVAPGGEATAVLAVRNDTDIVEAYEFEVVGECASWTVVEPARLSLYPGTRGTVTLRLRPPRSPEVPAGEVPLAVRVLPVERPELVTVPEGTVHIGPFQMLRGWLAPQRRRGWRSGRFWVVLHNQGNTPLAVGLEPADPAEELKFRLDEQQPALEPGEQREVRLRARARKLHWFGKPPSKPFTVTAAPDAGEVSEHELAPPEQFDGELHQIPIFPKWLLALLALLLALLLLWFTLVRPQVQRSAKEAAEEQAREMAAAGELVPPGGQPEEPQPEPPKPQPETPPKQPGEGDALNTTPGGGQESVTLPVVTDGADNAAGTWTVPEGKVFFATDLVVANNQGDEGVLTISFGDRLITRIALETFRNQDYHWVTPIQVPAGERITAAVTCARPGTPATGQQATQCSELLNVAGVLRNAQP from the coding sequence GTGAGCACATCAGCGGAGCTGGAGAGCACGACGATCGCCGTGGCCCCCGGCGGGGAGGCGACCGCCGTCCTTGCGGTGCGCAACGACACCGACATCGTCGAGGCGTACGAGTTCGAGGTGGTCGGCGAGTGCGCGTCGTGGACCGTGGTCGAACCCGCACGGCTCTCGCTTTATCCGGGAACGCGCGGCACGGTGACGCTGCGGCTGCGGCCGCCGCGGTCCCCGGAGGTTCCGGCCGGGGAAGTGCCGCTGGCCGTGCGGGTGCTGCCGGTGGAGCGCCCGGAGCTGGTCACGGTCCCCGAAGGAACCGTCCACATCGGACCGTTCCAGATGCTGCGCGGTTGGCTGGCCCCGCAGCGCCGCCGGGGCTGGCGCAGCGGACGCTTCTGGGTGGTGCTGCACAACCAGGGCAACACCCCGCTCGCGGTAGGGCTGGAACCCGCGGATCCGGCCGAGGAGCTGAAGTTCCGGCTCGACGAGCAGCAACCGGCGCTGGAACCGGGCGAGCAGCGGGAGGTGCGGCTGCGCGCGCGGGCGCGCAAGTTGCACTGGTTCGGGAAACCGCCGAGCAAGCCGTTCACGGTCACCGCCGCACCGGATGCCGGTGAGGTGAGCGAGCACGAACTCGCGCCGCCGGAGCAGTTCGACGGCGAGCTGCACCAGATCCCGATCTTCCCGAAGTGGCTGCTGGCCCTGCTGGCGCTGCTGCTGGCCCTGCTGCTGCTGTGGTTCACACTGGTACGCCCCCAGGTGCAGCGATCGGCGAAGGAAGCGGCCGAGGAACAAGCCCGGGAAATGGCCGCGGCGGGCGAACTCGTGCCGCCCGGCGGGCAGCCGGAGGAACCGCAGCCGGAGCCGCCGAAGCCGCAGCCGGAGACTCCGCCCAAGCAACCGGGTGAAGGGGATGCGCTGAACACCACGCCCGGCGGCGGTCAAGAATCCGTCACGCTGCCCGTGGTGACCGATGGCGCCGACAACGCGGCCGGGACCTGGACGGTTCCGGAAGGGAAGGTGTTCTTCGCCACGGATCTGGTGGTGGCGAACAACCAGGGCGATGAAGGAGTGCTCACGATCTCCTTCGGCGATCGGCTGATCACCCGAATAGCGCTGGAAACCTTCCGGAACCAGGACTACCACTGGGTCACGCCGATCCAGGTTCCCGCCGGGGAGCGGATCACCGCCGCGGTCACCTGCGCGCGGCCCGGCACACCGGCTACCGGGCAGCAGGCCACCCAGTGCTCGGAACTGCTCAACGTCGCAGGCGTGCTCCGGAACGCGCAGCCATGA
- a CDS encoding metalloregulator ArsR/SmtB family transcription factor: MSKQELPGDEAELCYSPVLREPLDAEQAGALARVFKAIGEPVRLRLLSLIASHAGGEACVCDLTGAFELSGPTISHHLKILRESGVIDGERRGTWVYYRVRPETLRLVSDALAPAGEVPVVSR, translated from the coding sequence ATGTCGAAGCAAGAGTTGCCGGGTGATGAGGCGGAGCTGTGCTATTCGCCGGTGCTGCGGGAACCGCTGGATGCCGAGCAAGCGGGTGCGCTCGCGCGGGTGTTCAAGGCGATCGGTGAGCCGGTGCGGTTGCGGTTGCTGTCGCTGATCGCTTCGCACGCGGGCGGTGAGGCGTGCGTGTGCGATCTGACCGGGGCGTTCGAGCTGTCCGGTCCGACGATCTCGCACCACCTGAAGATCTTGCGCGAATCCGGAGTGATCGACGGAGAACGGCGAGGTACCTGGGTCTACTACCGGGTGCGGCCCGAGACGCTGCGGCTGGTCTCGGACGCGCTCGCCCCCGCCGGAGAAGTCCCGGTGGTTTCGCGATGA
- a CDS encoding arsenate reductase ArsC, giving the protein MTDPPEVLFVCVHNAGRSQMAAALLQHHAQGRVTVRSAGSAPAASINPAVHEVMLELGIDLAHEAPKRLTTGAVEAADVVITMGCGDACPVFPGKRYLDWRLTDPAGKSIEEVRTIRDNIDQRIRGLFAELVNS; this is encoded by the coding sequence GTGACCGACCCGCCGGAAGTTCTGTTCGTCTGCGTGCACAACGCGGGCCGATCCCAGATGGCCGCCGCTCTGTTGCAGCACCATGCGCAGGGCAGGGTGACCGTCAGGTCGGCGGGATCGGCGCCGGCCGCGAGCATCAATCCCGCTGTGCATGAGGTCATGCTCGAGCTCGGCATCGACCTCGCCCACGAGGCGCCGAAAAGGCTCACCACCGGAGCCGTCGAGGCGGCTGATGTCGTAATCACCATGGGCTGTGGCGACGCCTGCCCCGTCTTCCCCGGCAAGCGCTACCTCGACTGGCGCCTCACCGACCCGGCAGGCAAATCCATCGAAGAGGTCCGCACCATCCGCGACAACATCGACCAGCGCATCCGCGGTCTCTTCGCGGAACTGGTCAACAGCTAA
- a CDS encoding helix-turn-helix domain-containing protein, with translation MAIAGTGHGTAASTRFPYLLKTLREAAGLTQEDLAARSGVSSRAISDMERDRVVRPQVRTLQALGSVLAPEGSAASAEFLRRGRAKAAAAPPRPQRCPSGGRPEPPPEIADLTGRERELREVLAAAGRARGARAATVITVSGPPGVGKSAFLVHAAHRLAPRFPDGCVHLGLGGRNSAQALGVLLSALGVPDDELPTRFEARASRYRSLLRDRKLLLVFDDVVEEGQVRPLLPSNPDCVVLISGPRQLTGLESVARTALEQLRPAESERLLSSIAGARRISAEPEATAALAELCDHLPLALRIAGNQLAARPGARVEQLARRLAAPHRRLAALTAGDLQMRETFEASCRRCTEPALHVFRRLSLAGNGEIAIGQAAVLAEVDVDTAERALDELAEVGLLAAEADGRYRLRELTGLFAGERLRAAEPYFRVDQPVGTLRRCPSVPAGLPTTALRTGRFS, from the coding sequence ATGGCGATAGCGGGTACCGGGCACGGAACGGCCGCGAGCACCCGATTCCCGTACCTGCTCAAGACGCTGCGAGAGGCGGCGGGGCTGACCCAGGAGGACCTGGCCGCGCGTTCCGGGGTGAGTTCCCGCGCGATCAGCGACATGGAGCGCGACCGGGTCGTCCGCCCGCAGGTGCGCACCTTGCAGGCGCTGGGTTCCGTGCTGGCGCCGGAAGGATCGGCCGCGTCGGCGGAATTCCTGCGCCGCGGCCGGGCGAAGGCGGCTGCCGCGCCGCCGCGACCGCAGCGCTGCCCGTCCGGTGGGCGGCCGGAACCACCGCCGGAGATCGCCGATCTGACCGGCCGGGAGCGGGAGCTGCGCGAAGTCCTCGCCGCGGCCGGACGTGCCAGGGGAGCCCGCGCCGCGACGGTGATCACCGTGTCCGGCCCGCCGGGCGTGGGCAAATCCGCCTTCCTGGTGCACGCCGCGCACCGGCTCGCACCACGTTTCCCGGACGGCTGCGTGCATCTGGGGCTGGGCGGGCGCAACTCCGCGCAAGCGCTCGGCGTGCTGCTGAGCGCCCTCGGCGTCCCGGACGACGAGCTGCCCACCAGGTTCGAAGCCCGCGCGAGCCGCTACCGCTCGCTGCTGCGCGACCGCAAGCTGCTGCTGGTGTTCGACGACGTCGTCGAGGAGGGGCAGGTCCGGCCGCTGCTACCCAGCAACCCGGACTGCGTGGTGCTGATCAGCGGTCCCCGCCAGCTCACCGGACTGGAATCGGTCGCGCGCACGGCGCTGGAGCAGCTGCGGCCCGCCGAGTCCGAGCGGCTGCTGTCGTCGATCGCAGGCGCTCGGCGGATCAGCGCCGAGCCGGAGGCGACCGCGGCGCTGGCCGAGCTGTGCGACCACCTGCCGCTGGCGCTGCGCATCGCCGGGAACCAGCTGGCCGCGCGCCCGGGCGCGCGGGTGGAGCAGTTGGCGCGCAGGCTGGCGGCCCCGCACCGCAGGCTCGCCGCGCTCACCGCGGGTGATCTGCAGATGCGCGAGACCTTCGAAGCGTCGTGCCGCCGTTGCACCGAGCCTGCCCTGCACGTGTTCCGCCGGCTGTCCTTGGCGGGCAACGGCGAGATCGCGATCGGGCAGGCGGCCGTGCTCGCCGAGGTGGACGTGGACACCGCCGAACGCGCCTTGGACGAACTGGCCGAGGTCGGGCTGCTGGCCGCCGAGGCCGACGGCCGCTACCGGCTGCGCGAGCTGACGGGGCTGTTCGCGGGTGAGCGCCTGCGCGCCGCCGAGCCGTACTTCCGGGTGGATCAGCCGGTCGGCACGCTGCGCCGTTGCCCTTCCGTACCAGCCGGGTTGCCCACGACGGCGCTGCGGACCGGCCGGTTCAGCTGA
- a CDS encoding ArsI/CadI family heavy metal resistance metalloenzyme encodes MSRMQLALRVGDLEGSIAFYSKLFGTEPAKLRPGYANFALTEPPLKLVLLEGEAGQDTLMDHLGVEVDSTGQVTAATERLSALGLFTDVEADTTCCYARQDKVWVHGPGQEPWEVYVVTGDSATFGSDTTHTQTQCCAEESNTASANP; translated from the coding sequence ATGTCACGGATGCAGCTCGCCTTGCGGGTCGGCGACCTCGAAGGCTCCATCGCGTTCTACTCGAAGCTGTTCGGCACGGAACCGGCCAAGCTCCGGCCCGGCTACGCCAACTTCGCCCTCACCGAGCCGCCGCTGAAACTCGTCCTGCTCGAAGGCGAAGCCGGTCAGGACACCCTCATGGATCACCTCGGTGTCGAGGTCGACAGCACTGGGCAAGTCACCGCCGCTACCGAACGACTCAGCGCCCTCGGTCTGTTCACCGACGTCGAGGCCGACACCACCTGCTGCTACGCCCGTCAGGACAAGGTGTGGGTGCACGGCCCCGGCCAAGAGCCGTGGGAGGTCTACGTCGTCACAGGCGACTCCGCCACCTTCGGTTCCGACACGACGCACACCCAAACGCAGTGCTGCGCCGAGGAGAGCAACACGGCATCAGCCAACCCGTAA
- the arsB gene encoding ACR3 family arsenite efflux transporter, with protein sequence MTGTAQRPRSEQAVAAKLSTLDRFLPVWIGAAMLLGLLAGRWIPGLGSALDAVQLDGISLPIAVGLLVMMYPVLAKVRYDRLDTVTGDKRLMVSSLLLNWVLGPALMFALAWTLLPDLPEYRTGLIIVGLARCIAMVIIWNDLACGDREAAAVLVALNSVFQVIAFAGLGWFYLSVLPGWLGLATVGLDVSAWAIAKSVLIFLGIPLVAGYLTRKFGERAKGRDWYEARFLPKIGPAALYGLLFTIVILFALQGDQITSRPLDVARIALPLLAYFALMWAGSFALGKLIGLSYERSATLSFTAAGNNFELAIAVAIATFGVTSGQALAGVVGPLIEVPVLVGLVYVSLAARRWFSTPEPVQEASSAR encoded by the coding sequence ATGACCGGCACAGCACAGCGCCCGCGCAGCGAACAGGCCGTTGCGGCGAAGCTGTCCACTCTGGACCGTTTCCTGCCGGTGTGGATCGGCGCGGCGATGCTCCTCGGGCTGCTGGCCGGACGGTGGATACCGGGGCTTGGCTCGGCATTGGATGCGGTGCAGCTGGACGGGATCTCGCTGCCGATCGCGGTCGGGCTGCTGGTGATGATGTATCCCGTGCTGGCCAAGGTCCGCTACGACCGGCTGGATACGGTCACCGGCGACAAGCGGCTCATGGTCTCGTCCCTGCTGCTGAACTGGGTGCTCGGCCCGGCGCTGATGTTCGCGCTGGCCTGGACGTTGCTGCCGGACCTGCCGGAGTACCGCACCGGATTGATCATCGTCGGACTCGCCCGGTGCATCGCGATGGTCATCATCTGGAACGACCTAGCCTGCGGTGATCGGGAGGCCGCCGCCGTACTGGTGGCGCTGAACTCGGTGTTCCAGGTCATCGCCTTCGCCGGACTCGGCTGGTTCTACCTGAGCGTGCTACCCGGCTGGCTCGGCCTGGCCACGGTCGGCCTGGACGTCTCGGCCTGGGCAATCGCGAAGTCCGTTCTGATCTTCCTCGGCATCCCGCTCGTGGCGGGATACCTCACGCGCAAGTTCGGCGAACGCGCCAAGGGCCGCGACTGGTACGAAGCCCGTTTCCTGCCGAAGATCGGCCCGGCCGCGCTCTACGGACTGCTGTTCACCATCGTGATCCTCTTCGCCCTGCAAGGCGACCAGATCACCAGCCGTCCCCTCGATGTCGCCCGCATCGCCCTGCCGCTGCTGGCGTACTTCGCTCTGATGTGGGCCGGATCTTTCGCACTGGGCAAGCTGATCGGCCTGAGCTACGAGCGTTCCGCCACGCTGTCGTTCACCGCGGCGGGCAACAACTTCGAACTCGCCATCGCCGTAGCGATCGCCACGTTCGGCGTCACCAGCGGCCAGGCACTCGCCGGGGTCGTCGGGCCTCTCATCGAGGTCCCCGTGCTCGTCGGCCTGGTCTACGTCTCGCTAGCCGCACGCCGCTGGTTCAGCACCCCTGAGCCAGTGCAGGAAGCGTCGTCCGCCCGATGA
- a CDS encoding LuxR C-terminal-related transcriptional regulator: MTTRVPVAVHAADELLQAGTIALLRPRPEVRLLGEDETDQAAVALAVVDRLDEQAVRLLRRLQRGSPARTGLVIGEFGHNALRLTIECGVGAVLRRAEADQDRLVSLVLALIRGEGVLPGDMLGRLLDHVGQLQRNAGESGGLSLSALTAREVEVLRLVSEGFDTGEIAVKMSYSERTVKNVLHEITTRLQLRNRAHAVGYVMRHGLI; this comes from the coding sequence ATGACCACGAGAGTGCCGGTCGCGGTGCACGCCGCCGACGAGTTGTTGCAGGCGGGAACCATCGCGCTGCTGCGCCCCCGGCCGGAAGTGCGGCTGCTCGGCGAGGACGAGACCGACCAGGCCGCCGTGGCGCTGGCAGTGGTGGACCGGCTCGACGAGCAGGCGGTGCGGCTGCTGCGCCGGTTGCAGCGCGGCTCGCCCGCGCGCACCGGCCTGGTGATCGGCGAGTTCGGGCACAACGCGCTGCGGCTGACCATCGAGTGCGGAGTGGGCGCGGTGCTGCGCCGCGCCGAAGCCGACCAGGACCGGCTGGTGTCGCTGGTGCTCGCGCTGATCCGCGGCGAGGGCGTGCTGCCCGGGGACATGCTGGGCCGGTTGCTCGACCACGTGGGGCAGTTGCAGCGCAACGCGGGCGAATCGGGCGGGTTGAGCCTGTCCGCGCTGACCGCGCGGGAGGTCGAGGTGCTGCGGCTGGTCTCCGAAGGCTTCGACACCGGCGAGATCGCGGTGAAGATGTCCTACTCGGAGCGCACGGTCAAGAACGTGCTGCACGAGATCACCACCCGGTTGCAGCTGCGCAACCGCGCGCACGCCGTCGGATACGTGATGCGGCACGGGCTCATCTGA